In Euphorbia lathyris chromosome 2, ddEupLath1.1, whole genome shotgun sequence, the sequence CATCAAATAGCATAGTTATGCTTGGAAGGATACAGACACGGAGATTTTGGAAATTGTAATAAAGTAAGCTTTCTTTTTTACGAAATTAACCGCTTCTAATAAGTAATATCAAACCCACACTATGTGGTCCCAAGCCCAAAACCATTATCAACGCACCTAATAAGCTTGGGAATCAACTGCAGAGTACTAGAGGTCAGCGAGGATCCATTTGATTCTCAAAGATTGCAGAGTGAAAATAAAAGTTGTATATGCATTTCTAGCACTGAAGTCAGTTATTCGAAATAACAAGGTTGATTTACTTAACAACTAGGTATGGTGACTTTCATCAAAGGAGCACTTTTGTGACTCCACCATGCAGTAAAAGCTCATAGAGATAATGATGCCGGTGAATCTCATGCCGAAGTAGCAACATGAATCGTTTAGGTCTTTAATATAACTCAATTAAAAAGTTATGCTTCCTTAATGTACAACCCTTCTCAACAAACACGAAAATATGCAGCGACTATATCACTAGTACCACAACAAGCTCATGACAAATGATTTACTAGAGAGGCTTTTAATCCAGGCATATAATTGAGTACAAAACTCAAGTAAAACAAtacagaaaaataaataaaccgGAATTCACAATGTGCTTGTATTCCAAACCACGAAAAGTCAATCACATCTTTAGGAAGAAACTGTAAAAGAAAATGCAAAATTGAACAACAAAAGAAGCATACTCAATCCTATTACTTCAACCACAGGGCTTTCCAAACATGCCATATAGGTGCAAAAAGCGTATGGCATAACTCGTATACTTGCATTCATCACAAACCTCATGAACCAAAATAGAACAAATGCACCCAACTTAAGCTCTGACACGTCCGTCCTATTTATAAAACAAATTAGAAACCAGAAAGTCCCAATTTACACTACAAAATAGAAAACGACACCTGAATGCAAGTTCTACACTACTTCAAAAAACATCTTAATTGTCATTACTACTAGAAAGCCACAGACAGTCAGTAAAACAATCCAGAATCAGTTCAATCAAAGAAAGAAGTAGaattaagaaaaaatgaaagaaattgAAAGCAAATTTACCTGAGAACCAGCAAGCTCCTCAAACTGCTTAACCCAATCCTCCATCATTGCATCCTTATTCAAATCATCTGGTTTTGGACCAGTGACAGACTCCAGTCCCTTAACAGCCTCCCTAGTCTGTTCTCTAAGCTTATCAAGTGCTTCAGCGGCATGAGACCCATTTGATACCTTTTGCTTTCCCTTCTTCTTGCTTTTCAAATCAGGCAATCCCATACCCAAACATTGAATCCTAGTTGGCAGTGAAGGAGATGAATCTTCATGCTTGCTATCTTTAATACCATCACTTCTATAATCAAACAGTAGGTAAATGATGAAATTAGTGGTTTATGTCTTGCTTATTGCAAGCCGAATGAGTGACTTTAGTTCTttacaaatcaattattttggggttttttttGTTCATTGAAATAGTTAAAGAAAAATTGATATCAGGAAAAGAGATGGATAAATCATCCAACAAACTCATTTTACCCATCACAAAATAAGCATCTATCCTAACGAAGCAGAAATCATCCTAACCATAAAACAAAGCAGAAATGAAGCATCTATTCTAAGGAAGCAGAAATCAAGCAAACCAGAAAACAAAAGCAGAAATGAAGCAAACCACAAACAAGAGCAGAAATAACTCACCGAAAATGGAGGAGATGATgaaagaagaggaaggcggCGACGGCGTAGAGGAGATGATGAAAGAAGAGGTAGGCGGCCGTGGAGGAGGAGAGGAGATGAggaagagaagaggaagaaaagagaaagaagactCAGGCGGCGTGGAGGAGGAGAGGAGATgaagaaagaataaaattaaaaccctaTCCCTCTAATTATCATTTGTGGGCCTTTATGGtgctctttttatttaattgtttctAATGAGATGATGATGGGTTTAacattatcattttttattaaatttaaattatcatttttatttatatgtaaattatattttatgtaaatataatttgtattattcacgagcttttatcgagcttcatCACGAGCTCGTTCACGAACCTCTAATCGAgtttgctcgcgagctttcgaaccGAGTTTTGGTCTGCTAAAACTCTGCTCGTTTACAAACCGAGCTTGAAAATCGTGCTCACgaacggctcgtttacaaatcgagccgagccgagtcaagcttttatcgagccgaatgCCGAGCtactcatgagcggctctgctCGCTTACAGCCCTAGGCGGGGATACTATTTTAGGTAAAGGgtgaaagtaaaaaaataaaaaaattaaagggaaaaataaaatatagggAATTTTAGAAAAAGAGTGGGAaaacaaaattattaaaatttccaACGACAAAAGTCGTTGGTAATATATGTCATTGGTAAGTCATTTGCATTTTGTGGGTATATTTGTTTACGCTGTTGGTTGAATGATTTT encodes:
- the LOC136220310 gene encoding peroxisome biogenesis protein 19-2-like; the encoded protein is MRSDGIKDSKHEDSSPSLPTRIQCLGMGLPDLKSKKKGKQKVSNGSHAAEALDKLREQTREAVKGLESVTGPKPDDLNKDAMMEDWVKQFEELAGSQDMESIVGTMLQQLLSKKILHEPMREIGERYPKWLEEHKDTLTKEEYDRYFHQYELINTLNEVYEKEPNNFTKIVDLM